One genomic window of Aquisalimonas sp. 2447 includes the following:
- a CDS encoding DUF2189 domain-containing protein: MDSTTTARLDLGGEHPVTVHGVGMDRPWVWLRAGWHDMTRCPGLSLGYGAFWVLVSMALVGALWAAGQGSWLLPLVAGFMLMGPLVAVGTYAMSRSLERGETPSLAATLLAWRTNATQIALMGVLLMVFLLAWIRFATLLFALFFGTSIPTVEATLVYTDLLFSEAGVALILVGTAIGAVLAFTAFALSVVSIPRLLDQPKTSVLEAAITSLAVVQKNLRPMLLWGVILSVVTFAGMAVGLVGLAVALPVLGHASWHAYRELVSEGG, translated from the coding sequence ATGGATTCAACCACGACGGCCCGGCTGGATCTGGGCGGTGAGCACCCCGTCACGGTTCACGGCGTCGGCATGGACCGCCCCTGGGTCTGGCTGCGTGCCGGCTGGCATGACATGACCCGCTGCCCCGGCCTCAGCTTGGGCTATGGCGCCTTCTGGGTGCTGGTGAGCATGGCCCTGGTCGGCGCCCTGTGGGCGGCGGGCCAGGGCTCCTGGCTGCTGCCCCTGGTCGCGGGCTTCATGCTCATGGGCCCGCTGGTCGCCGTGGGCACCTACGCCATGAGCCGCAGCCTGGAACGCGGCGAGACACCATCACTGGCGGCAACCCTGCTGGCCTGGCGTACCAACGCCACGCAGATTGCGCTGATGGGCGTGCTGCTGATGGTTTTCCTGCTGGCCTGGATCCGGTTCGCCACGCTGCTGTTCGCGCTGTTCTTCGGCACCAGCATTCCCACTGTGGAGGCCACGCTGGTCTACACGGACCTGTTGTTCTCGGAGGCCGGGGTCGCGCTGATCCTGGTGGGCACGGCCATCGGTGCGGTGCTGGCGTTCACGGCTTTCGCCCTGAGCGTGGTTTCCATCCCGCGCCTGCTGGATCAGCCGAAGACGAGCGTACTGGAAGCGGCGATCACCAGCCTCGCCGTGGTGCAGAAGAACCTGCGCCCGATGCTGCTGTGGGGTGTCATTCTCAGCGTCGTCACCTTCGCCGGCATGGCGGTGGGCCTGGTGGGCCTGGCCGTGGCCCTGCCGGTACTCGGGCATGCCAGCTGGCACGCCTACCGGGAGCTTGTCTCGGAAGGCGGCTGA
- a CDS encoding DUF4442 domain-containing protein, whose amino-acid sequence MSYLFKSAGRFRRLLSLYPPYLGTGISVRHVSPDFKRVEVVMKQRFYNRNAYGTHFGGSLYSMCDPFYALMLQPLLGRDYLIWDRGACIDYRKPGRGTVTAVFEWSDDQLEEIRTRTAGGNKFEPERVLDITDAEGDCVARVHKTIYVRQKPRVRQSNGDGPGVK is encoded by the coding sequence ATGAGTTACCTGTTCAAGAGTGCCGGCCGCTTCCGTCGACTGCTGAGCCTTTATCCACCTTACCTGGGCACGGGGATTTCCGTGCGCCACGTGTCTCCGGACTTCAAGCGGGTGGAAGTGGTCATGAAGCAACGGTTCTATAACCGCAACGCCTACGGTACCCACTTCGGCGGCAGCCTCTACAGCATGTGCGACCCGTTCTACGCGCTCATGCTGCAGCCGTTGCTGGGGCGCGACTATCTGATCTGGGACCGCGGCGCGTGCATCGACTACCGCAAGCCCGGTCGCGGCACCGTCACCGCGGTGTTCGAGTGGAGCGATGACCAGCTGGAGGAGATCCGCACACGCACTGCCGGCGGTAACAAGTTCGAGCCGGAGCGCGTGCTGGACATCACCGATGCCGAGGGCGACTGTGTTGCCCGGGTGCACAAGACCATCTACGTGCGCCAGAAACCGCGGGTGCGTCAGAGCAACGGTGATGGCCCTGGCGTGAAATAG
- a CDS encoding cupin domain-containing protein, translating to MLVNKAADREWQATDYPGIQRSLFRHNDSGGRSSVVRLEAGARFPSHAHHGTEEVVVLAGVVRIGGVELGEGDYLYTEPGEEHDVAAVTNACIFVSSQKATPVLE from the coding sequence ATGCTCGTCAACAAGGCCGCCGACCGGGAGTGGCAGGCGACGGACTACCCGGGCATTCAGCGAAGCCTGTTTCGGCACAACGACAGCGGCGGACGCTCCTCGGTGGTTCGCCTGGAGGCCGGGGCACGGTTCCCGAGCCACGCGCATCATGGCACCGAAGAGGTGGTGGTGCTTGCCGGCGTGGTGCGCATCGGTGGAGTCGAGCTCGGTGAAGGCGATTACCTGTACACCGAGCCGGGTGAAGAGCATGACGTGGCTGCGGTCACGAATGCGTGCATTTTTGTCTCGTCCCAGAAGGCGACACCGGTGCTGGAATAG